A stretch of DNA from Halioglobus japonicus:
TTTAATGAACCACCCTGAACTACTACTGACTGAAACAGCTCGTTTTTTCTCTCAGCCAGCGCCAACGCATCAGTTTATCAGCCTTGTTCTGCTGATTGCGCTCGGCGCGGCAGTGTATCCGCAGGCGATTCAACGCATCTATGCAGCCCGCAGTGAGACCACGTTGCGCCGGTCTTATACGCTTATGTTTTTTATGCCGCTGCTCACCACACTACCGCTGTTTCTCATCGGTATCAGCGGCGCCGAGTGGTTCAGCGATCTGAATCGCGCTGAAAGCGAACAGATAGTCGTCATCGCCATTAGCGATCTGCTCACCGATGGTAGCAGCTTGAGCTGGCTACTTGCGCTCTACATGGGTGCAGCCATAGCCGCCATCATGTCGACGATTGATTCCGGCCTGCTTACGCTGGGCTCAATTGTGAATAAGGATGTCATTGCTCGGCGTTACCCAGAGATTCCGCAGCCGCGTTTACACCAGATAGGCCGACGCCTCACATGGATGATGATGGCAGCAATGGCAGCCATGGCTATTTTGCTTCCCAACACCATCTGGTCGCTACTGGTGCTGAAGCTGGAACTGGTTATTCAGGTCTTTCCCGCCGTGGTCCTGGGCCTACGCATGCCGCAACTACGCACTGAAGCAATACTGGGAGGTCTGCTGACAGGTTGCGCTGTCGCTGTTGCTCTGCGGGCATGGCCACAGCTTTCGCCGCTTACAGACATCCACAGTGGCATTTGGGCGCTGACTATCAATCTGCTGACGCTGGCACTGCTTCAATACCTCTACAACAAACGTACCCGCAAGCCAGCTCGACGCTGATTCGGCGGCGACCAGGCTGCGCACTTTCAGGCAGCGCTTGCATGCCCGGCGCAAGTGATCATAATCAGTGGCCACAGAAAAAGCCTGAGGCTAAAACCATGAGTCAGCATACATTTCACATCGATATCGTATCCGACGTTGTATGCCCCTGGTGCATCATCGGCTACAAGCAATTGCAGAAAACGTTACAGGCAACCCCGGAAGTGGGCGATGTGGACATTCGCTGGCATCCCTTCCAGCTCAATCCACACATGCCGCCTGAAGGACAGAATCTGCGCGAACACCTGATGATGAAGTATGGCTCCACCGCAGAACAGAGTATAGCCGCCAGACAGCGCCTGACGGACCTGGGCGAATCCCTGGGGTTCAGTTTTGACTACTTTGACGACATGCGCATGGTTAATACATTCGACGCTCATCGGCTACTACATTGGGCGGGACTGAAAGGCCGCCAGACTGAAATGAAGCTGGCCCTGTTTACCGCCTTTTTCAGCCACAGGAAAGACGTGAGCAATGCAAAGGTATTGGCCGCAACAGCGGCAGAGGCAGGATTGCCCGAGGATGAGGCGAGTCTGGTTCTGGAACAGGGAACGTTCTCAGACGAAGTGAACGCAGAGCTCGAACACTGGCTTGATCAGGGCATTCACGCGGTGCCGACCTTCATCTTTAACAATAAGTATCAGGTTCCAGGGGCACAGGACGCGGAAACCTTTGTTCGCGTCCTGCGCAAGGTCAATCAGAAGGAATCAGTTGCCTGACTCGGTGCGTACCGCCGCCATGGGCGCCCGGCTACACCAGTAGCAGAATCGCCAGGGTCAGGATTGAACCCAGAGTGCCGAGCATGGAGATCGGACGTAGCACGATGGGCAGCGATCGGGAGACGATCATCACGTAGTGCAGCACTCGGGCCGCCAACAGTACCGAGCCGAGCACCATCAGCACAGTATCAGACAAGCCATTCAAGTCGTTGAGCAACAGCAGAATAAGGCCGATGGGGACGTTCTCGATAAAGTTGCCATGTGCCCGAATCCGATTGCGCAATTCCTTATCGCCCTCATCACCCAGGCTGATTCCTGACTTGAAACGGTATGCCCCTACCCGCAGCGTGAAGATCACATGCAGTATGCCGAATAGTGCAGCGAACATTAGCGTCGTGTGTATTTGCAGAACGTCTTGCATGGAATTCCCCGGGTTTTGTTATCGTGCCAGCCCATTGTAAACGGCTCGGGAGGCTTACGGCTATCATCTGCTCGCTGTATCGGGGTTTACGTCCACTTGCCTTTTTGTACCAATCGGTACAGTATGATTCTTCTTTGACGTATACACGAGGCCGCCATGCCCCGCTCCGCAGAATTTGACCGCACCAAGGCCCTTGAGGCGGCGATGAAGCTATTCTGGGCCAGAGGCTATACTGCATGTTCTCTCCCGGACTTACTTGCAGCAATGAACATCGCCCGGTCCAGTTTCTACGCGAGCTATAGCACCAAGCGAGAGCTGTTTGTTGAGTGCCTGATAATGTTCGGCGACCGCACACTCACTATGGTTGAGCGGCACGCAGAGGACCGCTCCGCGACGGAGCTCGCGCGTGCGTTTTTCGAATCAACAATGTTGCAGGTATCGCCCAATAAAGTGCAGCAGGGCTGCATGATGGTGAATACCGTGTTGGAGCTAGCCGATGTCGACAGCGAGTTATGTGAACTGGCGACCGATAAACTCGACGCTATCGAGAACGCGTTTGTTCGCGCATTTACCGCTGACCTAAGCAGCGGGGCGTCGACTTCACATCTCGATCCACAAACCCTTGCCGCGCTGGTCATGACACTCAACCTCGGCCTGCGGGTGCAGTGTCGACGACCCCACTCGCCAGCCGAGTTACAACACCTTATCGATAACAGCCTGTCGATGCTCGAGCAGGCGGCCTGAATACCCTAAAGAAGCGGGATACTCATCATGCTATCTGAAACCATGCCCTACACAAAAAAAACAGCCACCGTCGCAGGTAAGAAAATCGCCTACATCGAAGAAGGGCAAGGCGACCCGATTGTACTGTTGCACGGCAACCCCACCTCATCGTTTCTGTGGCGAAACGTGGTTCCGGAGTTAGTTAACTCTGGCAGAGTTATCGTCCCGGATCTTATCGGCCAGGGCGATTCAGAAAAGTTACCGGCCAGCGAGGGGACGGACCGATATACCCTGGAGGTTGCCTATCATTACGTGGCAGGCCTGCTGGAGACCATTGACGCCCAGACGAACGTTACCCTGGTCATCCACGACTGGGGCAGCGCCATCGGTTTTATGTGGGCCATGCGCCACCCTGATCAGGTCAAAGGCGTCGCCTATATGGAAGGCATTGTCAGACCCGTCAACTGGGCGGACTGGCCAGCGAGCGGCGTGGGTATTTTCCAGGGTTTCCGCTCGGAAAAAGGCGAAGACCTCATTCTCAATCGCAATATGTTTATCGAGGGCGTCCTACCCTCCTCCATTCTTCGCACCCTGACAGAGACAGAAATGGACGCGTATCGCGCCCCCACACCGACGCCGATTCACGCCAGCCACTGCTTAACTGGCCGCGCCAGATCCCCATTGAAGGCGATCCTGCGAATATCGTGGAACTGGTCGAGGAATACGGCGCTTTTATGAGCGCGGCGCCTTTTCCCAAGCTCTTTGTTAACGCCGAGCCCGGCTCTATCCTGGTCGGCCCACAGCGCGAATTCTGCCGCACCTGGCCCAACCAGCAGGAAGTCACGGTAAAGGGCCTGCACTTCATTCAGGAAGATTCGCCAGTAGACATTGGACAGGCAGTGGCCGCCTGGCTGAAAAGCATATAACCCCACACACCACTTAAGGAAACAATAATGTCTGAAGCACCCGCCTATGTAGTCGCCAACCTGATTGTTCACGACCAGGCCGAGTACCTAAATTATGAGAAAGGATTTTTTCCGATTCTGAAAAAGCACGGGGGATCGTTTTTCACCTTCGATGACAACGTCAAACACCTCGAAGGTACAGACCCCAGAGAGGGCCGCATGGTGATCTTCCAATTCCCGTCGGCTGACGCCGCCGAAGCCTGGTACAACGATGCGGAGTACCAGGCGCTGTCCGAACATCGGCGTGCGGCCACCACACTGGTGTCGCTTACCCTGGTGCACGGATTACCTCCCAGAGGCTAGCGCTACTTGCTGGCGGTGTACCAGATCGGTGACGACCATGCCCGTTCCTGCACCGTGCGCTGGTGCTCCGCCACACAACAGTCTTCATAGCCCTCAGTAATGGTTGAGGGATCATCACAGTCCACGCCGGCGTCATTGCACTGATACTGACTCCAGCGACAGCTGGGATTCTCCAGTGCCCGGGCGTAGTAGAATGCATTCGCCGCAGGGTCAAAGGCAGGGTCTTCCCAGACACTACACAACTGTGCATGTCCTTCGCCTGTGCGTTCACAGGTCTTCAAGTCAACACTGGCGCCGTTGTCCCCCCCGGCCACATCGAGCACCTGTTCGTGCACTTCACCATCCTTGTACCAGCCCTTCACAATCTGAACGCGCTGCAAGGCCGCTCCAGGGTAATCCACAGTTCCCGGATCCTGACTCACCGCCACCAGGAAACGCGGCGGCGCATCAGCCGCGGGAAGATCGCTGCCCATAGGTACGCCCTGCGCATAAGCATTGGCGACCATAGCATCGCTGGCACACAGGTTGGGATCGAGATCAGCACCGCCAAAGAACCGCAACAGCGGACGTGTACCACTGGTGGCGTAGGCCTCTTTACGCTGCATGGCCGAGAACAATGACTCGCGGGTATTTTCCTCTGCCCACAGCACCGTTAGTCCGCCCGGGCTGTTTTCCAGTTCGTCGGGCAATCCGACAATCGCTTCCTTCGCGCCCCGGCCCGCACCGCCATGGCCGGGATGGCCTTTCTCCTGGGTCAAACCAGGTGCCGCAATATGCGTATCGGTGGCCGCACTGAGACCAAATTTCAGGCTATTCACACCCATACCCGCCTGCTGACGCAGGCCTTCTTTCAATGCCCAGCGAACAAAGTTGTTTGCGGTGGGCAGTTCCGTCGGTGGCACAAGATCGCCGGCGGTGCCGCGCAGCCAGTCGGGAATCCACTCGTTCACCCCGGTGGGTTTACCACCGAATGTGTCGTAACTGAATTTTTCTTCATTGCAGAACTCATCGCCGGCCCACACGGCCTGGCGAATATCGCACTCGGACTCACCTTTATGCTGCGTGAGTTCAATCAGCGGCTCCCAGCGCGCCCTACGCCGGGCCTGCTCGGGCGATACCGGCAACTCCGGCACGGCTTCAGAGGTCACTGCTGGATTCTGGAACATCAGTCCGGCACTGATATTGGAGTTATGGGGAATGGTGACAGCGTCACATCCCGGTGTATCGGCCACACAATCCTGCTCAAGGTAATCCCACAGTTGTTCAACAGAGGGCGTCTCCACCCAGCTTTTAGCCACCGGGGGCACGTGCTCGTTCTTGAAGATCACATTGCGATGCAGGTTCGCCGCATTGGGATTAGTAAGACCAGTCCACTCATAGCCAACAAAGCTGGTAAAGCTACAGGCCGAGCTTCGATCATAGGCTTCCTCTGCAGCATCCCGAATATTCTGCCAGCGGCTGAGTGCATGCTCCTCACACAGCGCACCCTCACCGCTATCGTCATCACAGAAACCGAATCGCTGCTTGTAGATCGCAGTTTTCATACTAAACATCTGCATACCGAGAACAGACATGTTGCGGTGTATCATGCACGGCCAACTGGAATAACCCTCAAGCCCCGGCGTATAGCAAACCTTAACTTCGCCGAGAAACTCGGCATGATCTGTCACCGCAGTAAAATCCAGTGGACGATCGATCTGGATCTTGCGCTGGCCAACACCATTTTCATCAAACGGCTGGATCAGCAGCGGTTCACCCTTGGCAAACCGGTAAGCATCGGCTGGCGTTGCCCGCGTATCCTGCGCTCGGGCGTCAAAAGAGTAAGCCGTATGTACGTGCGTGTCGCCGAAGAAAGGCTGGCGCAGCTCCGAATAATTGTCACAAGCTTCCCGGGCAGTGGCCGGCCCTGCGAGCCCCAGCAATACCAGAGAGATCGCGCCTGTACACCGGCTACGGGAAGTTAAATGTCCTCGAAACAACATGCTTACTATGCCTCTGTAATTTTCTTTCTAGAATTCGCTTTGCAGTGCAGCGCCCTAGGCCGCGGTGACGGTGACCGGTACGCCGTTAAGCGCAGCATTCCCTGACACTTCGTCAACGAACTGATCGTCAGTCAAATCATTAATGCTGACCCCAGCCTGTTGCGATGCAACGGATAGTTTCACCCCCGAACGCTGATGCCCCCAGCCGTGTGGCAGGCAAACGACACCGAGCATCATATCATCCGTCGCAGTGACTTGTGTGACGACACTACCCACCCGCGAACGTATCTCAACCGTGTCGTCATCGCTGAGGTTACGCTCGGCCATGTCCTGCGGGTGCATAAACAGCTTCCACCTCGGCTTGCCCTTCACAAGGCGATGCGAATTGTGCATCCAGGAGTTATTGGAACGCACATGCCGACGACCAATCAGCAGCAGGCCATCGTCGCTTTGTGTCTGCGCAACTTCGGCAAGGCGCGGCATATCCGCGGTCACATAATCAGGCACGAGCGCGATTTTACCGCTCTCCGTTCCCAATCTCTCAGTCAATGAAGGTTGCAACGGCCCAAGGTCCAGGCCGTGGGGATGAGCGCGAATCTTATCCAGGGTCAGTGCCAGCGCATGGCCCTGTTGCTCGCCGTAAAACCCTGCCTGAATACCCATATCGATCAATACATCAGGCGCCGGCAACGGCTTGGCATCGAGCTCTTTACGCGCCGCAAGGGCAACCCCCAGGCCGTTCATAATCTGCCAGTCGTGTAACGCGCCGGGGGCAGGCTCAAAGACCGCCTCGTTCATGCGGGTGACGTTGCGCACCGCAAGCCGGTTAAAGGCGAGGTCGTAGTGATCGTGTTCCAGCGGCCCTGTCGGAGGCAAAATAATGTCCGCGTGACGGGTGGTTTCGTTAATGAAAAAGTCAATTGACACCATGAAATCCAGCGACTCAAAGGCCTCATCCAGGCGTCTGCCATTACTGGCCGAAAGCACCGGATTACCCGCAATTGTCATCATGGCCCGCAACTGACCTTCCCCTGGCGTAAGAATATCCTCAGCCATGGTTACTGCAGGCAGTTCACCGGCAAATTCAGGGAGGCCACGAACGCGCGACGTAAATCTACCAAGGCTGCCTGCGCCCTTTTCGCCTCTAGTGATATAGCCGAATGCGGGTGAGCATACGAGCGCCCCACCCTCGCGATCAAGATTGCCGCTGAGAATATTAATGACCTGAATCGCCCATTGGCACAAAGCACCAAACTGCTGCACAGAAGCGCCCATACGGCCATAGCAAACGGCACCCTCGGCATTGATCATCTCACGAGCCAGATCCCTGACGGTAGCAGCAGGAATGCCTGTCTTCGACTCGGCGAGTTCCGGAGTGAACGCGCTGACTATCTCTGGCAGCTCATCCAGGTGATCGATGTGCGCTGCCAGATGCCCGAGATCGACCAGGTCTTCATTGATCAGCGTGTGGATCATTGCCATGAGTAGAAAGACATCGCTGCCCGGGCGAATAAACAGATGCTCGTCGGCGATCGCAGCGGTTTCAGTGCGGCGCGGGTCGATTACAACGAATCGGCCGCCGCGAGACTGGATGGCCTTGAGCCGGTTCTTAACATCCGGCACCGTCATGATGCTGCCATTGGACGCCAATGGATTGCCGCCAATGATCAACATGAACTGGGTGCGATCGATATCAGGAATGGGCAGGCACTGCTGATGGCCGTACATGGCCCATGCGGCCAGGTGATGCGGTAGTTGATCCAGCGAAGTCGCCGAATACGTAACTCGCGACTGCAGGGCTTTGCGCACTACGCCTGAGTGAGTCATGCTGCCGTAGTTATGCACATTCGGATTACCGGCATAAATCGCGACCGTATCGTTGCCATACCGCGCCTGTATATCTGCCAGTCGATCCGCAACCGTCGCAAAAGCCTCGTCCCATTCGATCTCCTGCCAACTGCCATCAGCCAATTTCTTCATTGGCATACGCAGCCGATCAGGATCGTAGTGCAGGTCCTCCAGGGCGGTTGCTTTGGGGCAGATATGACCACGGCTGAACGGGTCGTCTTTATCCCCCTTGATCGAAAGAATCTGCTCACCCTGGGTTTTTATTTCTACACCACAAATGGCCTCGCACAAGTGGCAGGCCCGGTAGTGGCTGATGACGTCGTCGGTCATGGCTCTCTCCCGTTTTTACGGTTTAACACTGTAGCAGTATCTGACTTTCCAATCCGGCTTCCCGGTGCACGTAGAGATCCTGATATGCCTGACTTTCGGTCATCTCGAGAAACGCCTGCACCGACGGGTAATTGACGATAACGACCATGTCCCAATCGAGGTCGCTCTGCCCCACGACCAGCGTGTTTGCCTCGCTGCTGAAGACAAACGCTCCCCCCAGGGCAGTAATGAGCTCGGCAACCTTCACCCCATAGCGCAGGTAGGCATCGCGCCCCGACAAGTCGGCGTCGCTGCCGTCGGGATAAGTGGCCAGATCCTTAAACTTGAGCAGATTTAACATGTTGATGGGTCCACCCCCATCACGCTCAACCAGGGCGGCAAGCTGTTCATCAGTAGGCTCAATGGACATGTCATAACTCCTTAAACAGGCGCCTCATTGTGCGCCGAGAAAATGAATGGGGGACGACCAGGCCCGCTCTTGTAACGTTCTGGCCAGATCAGGTCTCGGATCCACGCCTGCGCGTATCGCATCCCAGGTTGACCAGCGGCAGGTCGGGTTCTCCAGCGCTCGGGCGTAGTAAAAAGCTCGCTGGCCGGGCTGAAAATCCGGGTCATGCCACAGTACCGCAAGCTGGCTGGCACCGGTCTCCACATTGATGGAACAATCACTGACATCAACACGGGCGCCGTTATCGGGACAACGTTGCGTGACAAGGTCCACAGCAGCGCCACCAGCACAGGCGACATCAACTACCTGCTCATGGGTAGTGCCCTGAGCATCAATCCAGCCCTTGATCACTTGCAGACGCTGTAACGGAGCCCCGCGAGGATCGGCAGAAGCCATGACAATAAACCCTGGCGATTGCGGCTCGGCTTCGAGGCCAGACGGCGCCGCCAACTCACCCCCCATGCTCACGCCCGTTGTATAGGCACGCTGCACGGCTTCGGCACTTTCCAGCATGCTGTCGTCCAGATCGTAACCGGCGAAGAATCGCAGCGAGATCCGCGGCCCAGAAGTTGCAAAAACCTCCTTGCGACGAAAGGCCCGATAAATTGACTCGCGGGTATTTTCCTCTGCCCATACCGCCGCTAGTCCCGAGGCGCCATACAGCGGGCTTGATCCACGCGCATAAACATCGCCGTTAATACGCGTGAACATACCCTTGCCCTGGGGGGACGGCACCAGGGTCATGGCTGCCTTGGTAAACCAATACGAAAACTCACCGTCGAGGCCCTGCCGTGGCACAGATCCCCGCTGTTCAGGTAGTGCGGACAACAGGCCAAGCTTCGAAACATAGGTAGATTCATCCAGCTGGCTGGCCGCCGAATGCGTGTCGCTGGAGCCGATGAAGCCAAACATATAGGGGTTGGCGATACCCTGCTCTTCCAGCGTTAGCCCGGTGCGCAGTGCCTCACGCACATAAGAACCTTCAATCTGGCTCAGTGCATTGGTCGCCACGCGATAAGGCAGAATCTCGAAGCCGGCAAACTCGTCGCGACTGGAAAGTTGTGGGTGGGTCTCAGAGGTACCCTTGATCTGGGTAATCTCAACAATTGGCTCATTGCGCAGGCGCTGGGTAGCGTAAGCGTCATCCATGGGATTGCCCGCCCAGTCGACCATTTTGAACATCTGGCCATTGGACGCATTCGAGTTGTGGGGTATTGCCAGGCTCTCTACGCCCATGTCACGCAACTCATCCATCCAGTCCCACAGGTCCTCCGGGTTGGTGGAGTGAAAACGAGAGAAAGGCTCTCGCGGCAGGCGTTCGCTGCCCTCGAAGATCACATTGCGATGCAGATTGCCCATATCCGGCGTGGACGTGGTGTATTCGAAACCGACAAACGTCGTAAATTTACCTGGATCGTTGTACTGATCTGCGGCTTCGACGATATCTGCCCAGGTGCCACGAATAATGCCCAGCGCCTCTTCGCGATCCAATTCTCCCGCAGCAATCATGCCGGAGGCTGTCGGCAGAAAACTCGCAAATGTCGCCAGGCGGCGCAAGGTGCTGACTATGTCTGTGCCATTCTTTTCAGCGGCGTTAAAGTCGCGATAGGGCTCGGCGAAGGTATTGCGTGAAAACGCAGTGGAGGTATCTGATGCAGCATTAAACAAACCCAGGAACATCGCGTGATCAGTGACCGAGTAGAAATCCAGCGGGGCCGACAACTGCATATCAAATCCCGCGGGATTGGCAATCGCCTCGCCCAGTGCAAACCGATAGGCGTCATAGGGCGTTGCCAGCGTGCCCATGGAGTGCCCGTCAAAAGAGTACGTGGTATGCACATGTAGGTCGCCAAAATAGGCCTTGCGATCCGACGCAGCCTCGGCATCTGGCGCCCCAGGGTCCGCTTCGCGCTCCATGAGCACAGTTTCTGTTTCGAACACCTTGCGGGTAAAACCACCATCGGCATTCATATCGACGATAATACTGTCAATCTCCTCGGTGTTTTCGATAATCTGTGGATCGTCGTGCACATCCGCTGCCGCACTGAAAGCATCACCCGACTGCGCGATCTGCTCACCATCACAGCCCACCAACATCCCCGCCGCGACGGCAGCCGCCCAAGGCATCATTCTCACTGATTTCATTATTGTTGTCTCATTATGGTGTGCACGATGCCGGCCATATGGCCGACATCGCACTTGGCGTGAAGCAGCTTACTTCTTAACCTGACTGGCGATGGTACGCTCGGTATTCTTGTTGTACGGCGGCAGCATACCGCCCAGTTTGGCGACATTGACGCCGGTCTGGCTGTAGATGGATTTTGCGTGACTGAAGGTACGGAAGCCCTCGAGTCCGTGATAACTTCCCATACCACTCGGACCTACACCGCCAAAGGGCAGATCCTCCTGCATGACATGCATAATCACATCGTTAATACACATGCCGCCTGAGGTAGTGCGCTTCTCCAGCGCACTCTGCTCCGCCGCGTCAGAACCAAAGTAATAGGCTGCCAGCGGACGCGGCTGTGCGTTGATGTATCGGATGGTTTCCTCGAAATCCTGATAGGTGAGTATGGGCAGTACCGGTCCAAACATTTCGTCCTGCAACACCTTGAGATCCGACGTGGGCTTAACCACCAGAGTTGGCGGTATCTTGTAGGTACCCTGCTGGCCTGCGAAGTCTTCCTTGGCAGGATTGATAGGGATCACCCTGGCACCTGCCTGCTCGGCCTCGGTAATGTAACCTGTCAGGCGCTCATAGTGTCGGTCGTTAATCACCGATGTGTAGGTAGCATTGCCTAGCAGCGTGGGATACATGGACGCCACCGCCTTTTCAGCCTCAGCGATCACCTCTTCCAATTTCTCCTCGGGCACCAGCAGGTAATCGGGCGCCAGGCAGATCTGGCCTGCGTTCAGTGTCTTGCCCATCATAATCCGTTCGATGCTCTTCTCGATATCGGCACTACGGGAGATGACCGTGGGCGATTTACCGCCGAGCTCCAATGTCACCGGCACAAGGTTTTGTGCCGCCGCCGCCATGATATGACGGGCGACAGAAGTCGCCCCGGTGAAGATCAGGTGATCGAAAGCCTGGCTGGAAAACGCCGCTCCCACCTCAGGACCACCGGTAAACACCGCAGCCTCCTCGGGGCTAAATGCATCGCCAATCATTTCCGCCAAGACCTCCGAGGTCGCAGGTGTGAATTCAGATGGCTTGATCATAATCCGGTTGCCGGCAGCCAGTGCACCCGACATAGGCTGGAA
This window harbors:
- a CDS encoding TetR/AcrR family transcriptional regulator, with translation MPRSAEFDRTKALEAAMKLFWARGYTACSLPDLLAAMNIARSSFYASYSTKRELFVECLIMFGDRTLTMVERHAEDRSATELARAFFESTMLQVSPNKVQQGCMMVNTVLELADVDSELCELATDKLDAIENAFVRAFTADLSSGASTSHLDPQTLAALVMTLNLGLRVQCRRPHSPAELQHLIDNSLSMLEQAA
- a CDS encoding MAPEG family protein — protein: MQDVLQIHTTLMFAALFGILHVIFTLRVGAYRFKSGISLGDEGDKELRNRIRAHGNFIENVPIGLILLLLNDLNGLSDTVLMVLGSVLLAARVLHYVMIVSRSLPIVLRPISMLGTLGSILTLAILLLV
- a CDS encoding haloalkane dehalogenase, encoding MLSETMPYTKKTATVAGKKIAYIEEGQGDPIVLLHGNPTSSFLWRNVVPELVNSGRVIVPDLIGQGDSEKLPASEGTDRYTLEVAYHYVAGLLETIDAQTNVTLVIHDWGSAIGFMWAMRHPDQVKGVAYMEGIVRPVNWADWPASGVGIFQGFRSEKGEDLILNRNMFIEGVLPSSILRTLTETEMDAYRAPTPTPIHASHCLTGRARSPLKAILRISWNWSRNTALL
- a CDS encoding molybdopterin-dependent oxidoreductase; translated protein: MTDDVISHYRACHLCEAICGVEIKTQGEQILSIKGDKDDPFSRGHICPKATALEDLHYDPDRLRMPMKKLADGSWQEIEWDEAFATVADRLADIQARYGNDTVAIYAGNPNVHNYGSMTHSGVVRKALQSRVTYSATSLDQLPHHLAAWAMYGHQQCLPIPDIDRTQFMLIIGGNPLASNGSIMTVPDVKNRLKAIQSRGGRFVVIDPRRTETAAIADEHLFIRPGSDVFLLMAMIHTLINEDLVDLGHLAAHIDHLDELPEIVSAFTPELAESKTGIPAATVRDLAREMINAEGAVCYGRMGASVQQFGALCQWAIQVINILSGNLDREGGALVCSPAFGYITRGEKGAGSLGRFTSRVRGLPEFAGELPAVTMAEDILTPGEGQLRAMMTIAGNPVLSASNGRRLDEAFESLDFMVSIDFFINETTRHADIILPPTGPLEHDHYDLAFNRLAVRNVTRMNEAVFEPAPGALHDWQIMNGLGVALAARKELDAKPLPAPDVLIDMGIQAGFYGEQQGHALALTLDKIRAHPHGLDLGPLQPSLTERLGTESGKIALVPDYVTADMPRLAEVAQTQSDDGLLLIGRRHVRSNNSWMHNSHRLVKGKPRWKLFMHPQDMAERNLSDDDTVEIRSRVGSVVTQVTATDDMMLGVVCLPHGWGHQRSGVKLSVASQQAGVSINDLTDDQFVDEVSGNAALNGVPVTVTAA
- a CDS encoding DUF1330 domain-containing protein; the protein is MSIEPTDEQLAALVERDGGGPINMLNLLKFKDLATYPDGSDADLSGRDAYLRYGVKVAELITALGGAFVFSSEANTLVVGQSDLDWDMVVIVNYPSVQAFLEMTESQAYQDLYVHREAGLESQILLQC
- a CDS encoding sodium:solute symporter family protein — its product is MILDSTGTALVIVYLCSLLAIGWFARRASAESSLKDYYLAGGSLGVMSLFFTLYATQYSGNSFFALPGKAYRDGIMAGAFILGVMSIVLIYLLYAPKLHRIARQEQFISVGDYILWRYQSNALLYTVNAVFVVVLVTFILGNLKAIGLLLSTGSGGLLSFAQAIILVCIIMAVYETLGGMRGVIWTDMIQGLMLMGGSLIVFFLLLGRTDTGLMNHPELLLTETARFFSQPAPTHQFISLVLLIALGAAVYPQAIQRIYAARSETTLRRSYTLMFFMPLLTTLPLFLIGISGAEWFSDLNRAESEQIVVIAISDLLTDGSSLSWLLALYMGAAIAAIMSTIDSGLLTLGSIVNKDVIARRYPEIPQPRLHQIGRRLTWMMMAAMAAMAILLPNTIWSLLVLKLELVIQVFPAVVLGLRMPQLRTEAILGGLLTGCAVAVALRAWPQLSPLTDIHSGIWALTINLLTLALLQYLYNKRTRKPARR
- a CDS encoding DUF3604 domain-containing protein — encoded protein: MLFRGHLTSRSRCTGAISLVLLGLAGPATAREACDNYSELRQPFFGDTHVHTAYSFDARAQDTRATPADAYRFAKGEPLLIQPFDENGVGQRKIQIDRPLDFTAVTDHAEFLGEVKVCYTPGLEGYSSWPCMIHRNMSVLGMQMFSMKTAIYKQRFGFCDDDSGEGALCEEHALSRWQNIRDAAEEAYDRSSACSFTSFVGYEWTGLTNPNAANLHRNVIFKNEHVPPVAKSWVETPSVEQLWDYLEQDCVADTPGCDAVTIPHNSNISAGLMFQNPAVTSEAVPELPVSPEQARRRARWEPLIELTQHKGESECDIRQAVWAGDEFCNEEKFSYDTFGGKPTGVNEWIPDWLRGTAGDLVPPTELPTANNFVRWALKEGLRQQAGMGVNSLKFGLSAATDTHIAAPGLTQEKGHPGHGGAGRGAKEAIVGLPDELENSPGGLTVLWAEENTRESLFSAMQRKEAYATSGTRPLLRFFGGADLDPNLCASDAMVANAYAQGVPMGSDLPAADAPPRFLVAVSQDPGTVDYPGAALQRVQIVKGWYKDGEVHEQVLDVAGGDNGASVDLKTCERTGEGHAQLCSVWEDPAFDPAANAFYYARALENPSCRWSQYQCNDAGVDCDDPSTITEGYEDCCVAEHQRTVQERAWSSPIWYTASK
- a CDS encoding DUF3604 domain-containing protein: MKSVRMMPWAAAVAAGMLVGCDGEQIAQSGDAFSAAADVHDDPQIIENTEEIDSIIVDMNADGGFTRKVFETETVLMEREADPGAPDAEAASDRKAYFGDLHVHTTYSFDGHSMGTLATPYDAYRFALGEAIANPAGFDMQLSAPLDFYSVTDHAMFLGLFNAASDTSTAFSRNTFAEPYRDFNAAEKNGTDIVSTLRRLATFASFLPTASGMIAAGELDREEALGIIRGTWADIVEAADQYNDPGKFTTFVGFEYTTSTPDMGNLHRNVIFEGSERLPREPFSRFHSTNPEDLWDWMDELRDMGVESLAIPHNSNASNGQMFKMVDWAGNPMDDAYATQRLRNEPIVEITQIKGTSETHPQLSSRDEFAGFEILPYRVATNALSQIEGSYVREALRTGLTLEEQGIANPYMFGFIGSSDTHSAASQLDESTYVSKLGLLSALPEQRGSVPRQGLDGEFSYWFTKAAMTLVPSPQGKGMFTRINGDVYARGSSPLYGASGLAAVWAEENTRESIYRAFRRKEVFATSGPRISLRFFAGYDLDDSMLESAEAVQRAYTTGVSMGGELAAPSGLEAEPQSPGFIVMASADPRGAPLQRLQVIKGWIDAQGTTHEQVVDVACAGGAAVDLVTQRCPDNGARVDVSDCSINVETGASQLAVLWHDPDFQPGQRAFYYARALENPTCRWSTWDAIRAGVDPRPDLARTLQERAWSSPIHFLGAQ
- a CDS encoding DsbA family oxidoreductase; translation: MSQHTFHIDIVSDVVCPWCIIGYKQLQKTLQATPEVGDVDIRWHPFQLNPHMPPEGQNLREHLMMKYGSTAEQSIAARQRLTDLGESLGFSFDYFDDMRMVNTFDAHRLLHWAGLKGRQTEMKLALFTAFFSHRKDVSNAKVLAATAAEAGLPEDEASLVLEQGTFSDEVNAELEHWLDQGIHAVPTFIFNNKYQVPGAQDAETFVRVLRKVNQKESVA
- a CDS encoding DUF1330 domain-containing protein, whose amino-acid sequence is MSEAPAYVVANLIVHDQAEYLNYEKGFFPILKKHGGSFFTFDDNVKHLEGTDPREGRMVIFQFPSADAAEAWYNDAEYQALSEHRRAATTLVSLTLVHGLPPRG